A genomic window from Vitis riparia cultivar Riparia Gloire de Montpellier isolate 1030 chromosome 16, EGFV_Vit.rip_1.0, whole genome shotgun sequence includes:
- the LOC117933921 gene encoding sec-independent protein translocase protein TATB, chloroplastic produces MATPMASPIFTPTLFFSSPSTTKSTIYALSSSSSIPLPKGPGFHFSTLVPQPGLGPFSSWNGLRHLGISVKQKSLKIGRKGRCKGKVVYASLFGVGAPEALVIGVVALLVFGPKGLAEVARNLGKTLREFQPTIKELQEVSKEFKSTLEKEIGFDEISSSIQDTYRPRTTNPTTSTPSSNAGIEDSGNVVDPNGAPSLNKAYSSEEYLKITEEQLKASAAQQQSQTPPPGESQLEPQTEPLGAVQEGATAIPPSKNPKSET; encoded by the exons ATGGCCACACCGATGGCCTCGCCAATTTTCACTCCCACACTTTTCTTTTCATCACCCAGTACCACCAAATCAACCATCTAtgccctttcttcttcttcttcaattccaCTCCCAAAAGGCCCCGGTTTTCACTTCTCTACTTTGGTTCCTCAACCGGGTCTTGGTCCTTTCTCCTCCTGGAATGGTCTAAGGCATCTGGGTATCTCTGTTAAACAAAAATCTCTCAAAATAG gaagaaaaggaaggtgCAAAGGGAAAGTTGTTTATGCATCTCTGTTTGGGGTTGGGGCTCCTGAGGCTCTGGTTATTGGAGTGGTAGCTTTGTTGGTTTTTGGTCCCAAAGGTCTTGCTGAG GTTGCTCGGAATTTGGGAAAGACTTTGCGTGAATTTCAGCCCACAATTAAAGAGCTTCAA GAAGTCTCAAAGGAATTTAAGAGCACCCTTGAAAAGGAGAttggttttgatgagatttCAAGTTCAATACAAGATACATACAGGCCCAGAACAACTAACCCTACCACCTCAACCCCTTCATCAAATGCTGGCATTGAGGATTCTGGGAATGTGGTTGACCCTA ATGGTGCACCATCCCTGAATAAAGCATACTCTAGTGAGGAGTACTTAAAGATCACCGAAGAGCAGCTGAAAGCATCTGCAGCCCAACAGCAGTCACAAACACCCCCTCCAGGAGAAAGCCAGTTGGAACCTCAAACTGAGCCTCTAG GTGCTGTTCAAGAAGGTGCTACTGCAATTCCTCCATCCAAGAACCCAAAAAGTGAGACCTGA
- the LOC117933535 gene encoding N6-adenosine-methyltransferase non-catalytic subunit MTB → MDSPERRSYGKRDIEDNSDVKSERARDDEEWEDSDKRKHRSSKSKKPSNGEETEGSGGGRRRSSGERNESRKRSGGSRAGSDEDDHEIKKDSRSKQMKKKQEESALEKLSSWYQDGELENKQDGGDKAGSRGHGRADEGERRKMASKFADHEGSQRSKSKEEKSRDGELEKVMERDSRHSDRKETNREKGHGSSDQVRNPRRRWDDADSVVKGEESNYEKADLRSGKASDPKNEGAKERNASARAEPTESKNRGIDSNSDKGVKSSNKEERRNDAERSKSKNRAEAPEEDNKASPLAREDRSGREKNEKHRQQRTPTGRDVAENRERSFNTDEDGSVWMRDKSGREVGHSNRSRTPERSGRRHQGSENYETDYERSVGLKRKELEKDGYRDDRSKGREDSWGDRNRDREGSKESWKRRQPSSNDKETKEGDVVYDHGRDWELPRHARDRTDGRSGNRKDGSRGEAVKTSSNFGIASENYDVIEIQTKPLDYGRADMGSNFGRRTEGGPTSDMKSAPNAEEWAYMREDRARRTDVYGSGQAGDDLKERYIDDSTPMRDQHSWREDIDIQGGKGRGQKGAMSGRAAGGQSSSSGSQPPYGNQDPGSFSRATAQGVKGNRVGRGGRGRPTGRDNQQVGIPLPLMGSPFGPLGMPPPGPMQQLNPSMSPAPGPPISPGVFIPPFSPPVVWPGARAVDMNMLAVPPGLSSVPPGPSGPRFSPNIGTPPSPAMYFNQPGPGRGLPPSISGPGFNAAGSVGRGQSHDKAPGGWVPPRSGGPPGKAPSRGDQNDYSQNFVDTGMRPQNFIRELELTNVVEDYPKLRELIQKKDEIVAKSASPPMYYKCDLREHALSPEFFGTKFDVILVDPPWEEYVHRAPGVADHMEYWTFEEILNLKIEAIADTPSFIFLWVGDGVGLEQGRQCLKKWGFRRCEDICWVKTNKTNATPGLRHDSHTLFQHSKEHCLMGIKGTVRRSTDGHIIHANIDTDVIIAEEPPYGSTAKPEDMYRIIEHFSLGRRRLELFGEDHNIRSGWLTVGNGLSSSNFNAEAYVRNFGDKDGKVWQGGGGRNPPPEAPHLVMTTPEIESLRPKSPMKNQQQLQQQQSTSISLTTANSSNKRPAGNSPQNPNALSMNQEASSSNPSTPAPWVSPMDAFKGRETGNMSSEDKGVDIYGYNTSFGQINGDYLDFEGHRGMNLL, encoded by the exons ATGGATTCACCTGAACGTAGGAGCTATGGGAAACGTGACATAGAGGATAATTCAGATGTGAAAAGTGAAAGAGCCCGGGATGATGAAGAATGGGAGGATAGCGATAAGAGGAAGCACAGATCAAGTAAGTCAAAAAAGCCTAGCAATGGAGAAGAAACTGAAGGATCAGGAGGTGGAAGAAGGAGAAGTTCTGGCGAAAGGAATGAAAGCCGAAAAAGGTCAGGTGGCTCTAGAGCTGGAAGTGATGAAGATGatcatgaaataaaaaaggactCCCGTTCTAAGCAgatgaagaaaaaacaagagGAAAGTGCTTTAGAAAAGTTGAGCAGTTGGTACCAAGATGGAGAATTGGAGAACAAGCAAGATGGTGGAGATAAGGCAGGAAGTAGAGGGCATGGTCGAGCTGATGAAGGTGAGAGAAGGAAAATGGCCTCAAAGTTTGCAGACCATGAGGGTTCCCAGAGAAgtaaaagcaaagaagaaaaatctcGTGATGGAGAGCTTGAAAAAGTAATGGAGAGAGATTCCAGGCATTCAGACAGGAAAGAAACCAACCGAGAGAAAGGCCATGGATCTTCTGATCAGGTGAGAAACCCAAGGAGAAGATGGGATGATGCAGATTCTGTTGTGAAAGGGGAAGAAAGTAATTATGAAAAAGCTGATTTGAGAAGTGGGAAGGCTTCTGATCCCAAGAATGAGGGTGCTAAAGAGAGAAATGCGTCTGCAAGAGCTGAACCCACTGAGAGCAAAAACAGAGGCATAGATTCAAACAGCGACAAGGGTGTCAAATCTAGCAACAAGGAAGAGAGAAGAAATGATGCTGAGAGGAGTAAGAGCAAAAACAGGGCAGAAGCTCCTGAAGAAGATAATAAAGCAAGTCCTCTGGCTCGTGAAGATCGATCTGGCAGGGAGAAAAATGAGAAGCACAGACAGCAGCGGACTCCCACTGGTCGCGATGTTGCTGAAAACCGGGAAAGGTCTTTCAATACTGATGAGGATGGAAGTGTATGGATGAGAGACAAAAGTGGGAGAGAAGTTGGGCACTCTAACAGGTCAAGAACACCTGAGAGGAGTGGGAGACGGCATCAAGGATCAGAGAACTATGAGACTGACTATGAAAGAAGTGTTGGCCTCAAACGGAAGGAACTGGAAAAGGATGGTTACAGGGATGATAGGTCAAAAGGCAGGGAGGATAGCTGGGGTGACAGGAACAGGGATCGAGAAGGTTCCAAAGAGAGTTGGAAAAGAAGGCAACCCAGCAGTAACGATAAAGAGACAAAAGAAGGGGATGTTGTGTACGATCATGGAAGAGACTGGGAGTTACCAAGACATGCTCGGGATAGGACTGATGGGCGTTCTGGAAACAGGAAAGATGGGAGCAGGGGTGAAGCTGTGAAAACGTCATCAAATTTTGGAATTGCAAGTGAGAATTATGATGTGATAGAGATTCAAACCAAGCCTCTTGATTATGGAAGAGCTGACATGGGATCCAACTTTGGCAGGCGAACTGAAGGTGGTCCTACATCTGACATGAAATCAGCACCAAATGCTGAGGAGTGGGCATATATGCGGGAGGACAGGGCAAGAAGGACTGATGTATATGGGTCTGGCCAGGCTGGTGATGATTTAAAGGAAAGATATATAGATGATAGCACCCCTATGCGGGATCAGCATTCTTGGAGAGAGGACATTGACATTCAGGGAGGGAAAGGAAGAGGTCAGAAAGGTGCTATGTCTGGTCGTGCTGCTGGTGGCCAAAGTTCTAGTAGTGGTTCACAGCCTCCTTATGGAAACCAGGATCCAGGTTCTTTTAGTAGGGCTACTGCTCAAGGAGTAAAAGGGAATAGGGTTGGGAGAGGAGGAAGAGGTAGGCCTACTGGGAGAGACAACCAACAGGTTGGAATCCCATTGCCTTTAATGGGATCGCCTTTTGGACCTCTTGGAATGCCGCCACCTGGACCAATGCAGCAACTTAACCCTAGTATGTCTCCTGCTCCAGGGCCTCCAATTTCGCCTGGTGTCTTTATTCCACCATTTTCTCCACCTGTTGTTTGGCCTGGAGCTCGAGCTGTTGATATGAATATGTTAGCTGTTCCACCTGGTCTCTCTTCTGTTCCTCCTGGACCATCAGGTCCGAGGTTTTCGCCTAACATAGGAACTCCACCAAGTCCTGCCATGTATTTTAATCAGCCAGGCCCTGGAAGAGGGCTGCCTCCAAGCATATCTGGCCCTGGTTTTAATGCTGCAGGATCAGTAGGACGCGGACAGTCACATGATAAAGCCCCTGGGGGTTGGGTTCCTCCTAGATCTGGTGGACCTCCTGGTAAAGCTCCTTCAAGAGGAGACCAGAATGATTACTCTCAGAATTTTGTTGACACAGGTATGCGGCCACAGAATTTCATCAGGGAGCTAGAGCTTACTAATGTTGTGGAGGACTACCCCAAACTTCGTGAACTCATACAGAAGAAAGATGAGATTGTTGCTAAATCTGCTTCTCCTCCCATGTACTACAAGTGTGATTTACGGGAGCATGCCCTGTCACCAGAGTTCTTTGGAACTAAGTTTGATGTCATTCTTGTGGACCCCCCTTGGGAGGAATATGTTCATCGGGCTCCTGGTGTTGCTGACCATATGGAGTACTGGACCtttgaagaaattttaaatcttaAGATTGAG GCGATTGCAGATACACCCTCTTTCATATTTCTTTGGGTGGGTGATGGTGTGGGCCTTGAGCAGGGCCGTCAATGTCTAAAAAAG TGGGGATTTCGAAGGTGTGAAGATATATGTTGGGTAAAGACAAATAAAACTAATGCAACTCCAGGCTTGCGCCATGATTCTCATACTTTGTTTCAGCACTCAAAG GAACACTGCTTGATGGGCATTAAAGGAACTGTTCGTCGGAGTACCGATGGTCATATCATCCATGCCAACATTGACACAGATGTAATTATAGCTGAGGAACCTCCTTATG GTTCAACTGCAAAGCCTGAAGACATGTACCGGATAATTGAGCATTTCTCTCTTGGCCGTCGGAGGCTTGAGCTCTTTGGTGAAGACCACAATATTCGGTCTGGGTGGCTGACTGTTGGTAACGGATTATCCTCATCAAATTTTAATGCTGAG GCATATGTCAGGAATTTTGGTGATAAGGATGGGAAAGTTTGGCAGGGAGGTGGAGGACGAAATCCTCCTCCAGAGGCGCCCCATCTTGTCATGACAACCCCTGAAATAGAGTCTCTTCGACCCAAGTCGCCAATGAAGAACCAGCAGCAACTGCAGCAGCAGCAGTCGACCTCCATTTCTCTGACAACAGCTAATTCATCAAACAAAAGGCCGGCTGGTAACTCACCCCAGAATCCAAATGCTCTGAGTATGAACCAAGAAGCTTCTAGCTCTAACCCATCAACTCCTGCTCCTTGGGTTTCACCAATGGATGCCTTCAAAGGACGGGAGACCGGCAATATGTCTTCAGAGGATAAGGGTGTTGACATTTATGGGTATAACACATCTTTTGGACAGATAAATGGAGACTATTTAGATTTTGAAGGTCATAGAGGAATGAATTTGTTGTAA
- the LOC117933362 gene encoding F-box protein At2g26160-like: MEYSGWAWLPDDLLEPILNNLASIVDSIRFGAVCTPWHSLAVKSFQRLPVNQRPHLQPPPLPWLMVLSKPNSKDSRSFYSITHQKLSKFHLPVPPDTRYCGSSHGWLITTDETNAVSLLHPFSRQVIRLPPLTRLKIPQRTVYGFEYHLHKGVLSANPTSNPDDFVLMVIYGHDKGLAFIKSGDQNWAYIDSMVMKDDVLDSPYFLDLSLFGFEDVIYQERELQFYALSYDSQVLAIKTSGIGNMVKVVPPYNFGFVPAFKLYLVESPEGRDLWQIEKVSFYDKSSGFKVFVMVDRETKPEWVEVNSLGDVALFLGDNDSIAVTASRFSGCRPSCIYVASTDDTLEMNMEDERESFRYRYKLCEFNVETGSYAEKWVLDNLDPSLGLIPSPVWIECLPIFN; the protein is encoded by the coding sequence ATGGAATATTCCGGTTGGGCATGGCTTCCAGATGATCTCCTAGAACCCATACTAAACAATTTAGCCTCCATAGTTGACTCTATCAGGTTCGGTGCAGTCTGCACTCCATGGCATAGCCTTGCAGTAAAGAGCTTCCAGCGCCTCCCTGTCAATCAAAGGCCACATCTTCAACCCCCACCACTCCCATGGCTGATGGTTCTCAGCAAACCCAACAGCAAAGACAGCCGCAGTTTCTACAGCATCACCCACCAAAAGCTTTCCAAATTCCACCTCCCGGTCCCTCCCGATACAAGGTATTGCGGGTCTTCCCATGGCTGGCTGATCACTACAGACGAAACCAATGCAGTAAGCCTCCTCCACCCATTCTCAAGACAAGTCATTCGTCTCCCTCCTCTCACAAGATTGAAGATTCCACAAAGAACTGTTTATGGCTTCGAGTACCACCTCCATAAGGGCGTCCTGTCTGCAAACCCGACTTCAAACCCTGATGATTTTGTGTTGATGGTCATATACGGGCACGACAAGGGGTTAGCCTTCATAAAATCAGGTGATCAGAACTGGGCTTACATAGATTCCATGGTGATGAAAGATGACGTCCTGGACTCTCCATACTTTCTTGACCTGTCATTATTCGGGTTCGAAGATGTTATATACCAAGAAAGAGAGCTCCAGTTCTATGCCTTGTCCTATGACAGTCAGGTTCTGGCCATTAAAACCAGTGGCATAGGGAATATGGTTAAAGTTGTTCCTCCTTATAATTTTGGTTTTGTGCCTGCCTTCAAGCTATATCTTGTAGAATCCCCCGAGGGAAGAGATTTATGGCAAATTGAGAAGGTATCATTCTATGATAAAAGTAGTGGGTTCAAGGTTTTTGTGATGGTAGATCGGGAAACAAAGCCGGAGTGGGTTGAGGTGAATAGCCTCGGAGATGTTGCCTTGTTCCTGGGAGACAACGACTCCATTGCTGTCACAGCTTCTCGGTTCAGTGGTTGCAGACCCAGCTGTATATATGTTGCTTCTACTGATGACACCTTGGAGATGAACATGGAGGATGAGAGGGAAAGCTTTAGATACCGGTACAAATTGTGTGAGTTCAATGTGGAGACTGGGAGCTATGCAGAAAAGTGGGTACTGGATAATTTGGATCCTTCGCTCGGTCTCATCCCATCCCCTGTTTGGATTGAATGTCTGCCAATATTCAATTGA